A genomic stretch from Penicillium digitatum chromosome 4, complete sequence includes:
- a CDS encoding Exocyst complex protein exo70, producing MVAPRNTAYAEESAEVEVLYANLEKLNRLTKKIQGSMVRLETGGKVVKEAIGPIYSNTQSLQITNSNIDKINDAIDRLRQPLDAKNREDGIIRAGPQSSGLTQYLSAMKRVEKALVDLNTTNLRSNQNAITDFNSLLNTGSTKLQELLRGELSQHATPVEPLHYLTKDLPFPSLPEETISHMTPLCSAVSSAFIHGSQRGNGDNPALKVYGEVRGPYIASSLQNLAIASLNTVKRRPTDGPYRQGTNGIGVYSNALEAFVNAEHGIIVQIFTGDQQGLALQATFYPAMGEYSKTLRELNQYIKANLMTDCFLAFEIIEIVTAMSYRIDSKAAELKSLLIEALRPVRETAKSSLSELLEETKRKAATAPLSPDGASVPLVEEVMSSLATLTGYSGPLASILTSLGDGNWRAKSNAAGSAPLDVGPDSGTLLSHFILDMIEALMTSLEARGRAFHRSKAALGVFLSNVFCVVDRSIRQSSELARYLGTPDSIARIDTFRKRAASTYLDAWKEISQYLLDVQYTSRGAQRNSSGSVDSSAIVKALSSKDKDAIKDKFKAFNAGFDDMVSRHKTLHMEREVRTALTRELQTVLEPLYARFYDRYVEIDKGRGKYIKYDKASLSVQLAQLS from the exons ATGGTGGCGCCAAGGAATACTGCCTACGCCGAGGAGAGCGCGGAAGTCGAGGTCCTGTATGCCAACCTCGAGAAACTCAACCGACTCACGAAGAAGATTCAAGGCTCCATGGTACGCCTGGAGACAGGAGGAAAAGTTGTCAAAGAAGCCATTGGTCCCATCTATAGTAACACCCAATCCCTTCAAATCACCAATAGCAACATCGACAAGATCAACGACGCCATCGATCGCCTCCGCCAGCCTCTCGATGCAAAGAACCGAGAAGATGGCATCATTCGCGCAGG ACCACAGAGCTCCGGCCTCACCCAGTATTTGTCGGCGATGAAACGTGTTGAAAAGGCGCTGGTCGACCTCAACACAACAAATCTACGATCAAATCAGAATGCGATCACCGACTTTAATTCTCTCCTAAACACCGGAAGCACAAAACTTCAAGAACTGCTAAGGGGAGAACTGAGCCAGCATGCCACTCCGGTTGAGCCCCTACACTATCTGACCAAAG ATCTCCCCTTTCCATCCTTGCCCGAAGAAACTATCTCCCATATGACGCCCTTGTGCTCTGCGGTCAGCTCCGCATTCATCCATGGATCTCAGCGCGGCAATGGTGATAACCCCGCGTTGAAGGTGTATGGGGAAGTACGAGGGCCATACATTGCATCGAGCTTGCAAAATCTTGCCATTGCATCCCTCAATACCGTCAAACGGCGACCTACCGATGGCCCTTACAGACAGGGTACAAATGGTATTGGTGTCTATTCCAATGCGCTGGAGGCTTTCGTAAATGCTGAGCACGGTATTATCGTGCAGATTTTCACCGGAGATCAGCAGGGTCTGGCGTTGCAGGCTACCTTCTACCCAGCTATGGGCGAATACTCCAAAACGCTCCGTGAGCTCAACCAGTACATAAAGGCCAATCTGATGACGGACTgtttcttggcttttgaGATCATCGAAATTGTGACTGCAATGTCCTATCGGATTGATTCCAAGGCCGCGGAACTGAAGAGCCTCTTGATAGAAGCACTTCGGCCTGTACGCGAGACTGCAAAGTCGTCACTTTCCGAACTACTCGAGGAAACGAAGCGCAAAGCTGCTACCGCGCCACTCTCACCGGACGGTGCGTCAGTGCCTCTTGTGGAGGAAGTGATGAGCTCATTGGCCACTTTAACAGGATACTCGGGTCCTTTGGCTTCTATCCTAACTTCTCTGGGAGATGGAAACTGGCGTGCCAAGTCCAACGCCGCCGGCTCGGCTCCTCTGGATGTAGGTCCAGACAGTGGCACACTTTTGTCGCATTTCATTCTAGATATGATCGAAGCCTTGATGACCTCCCTGGAAGCTCGAGGTCGGGCTTTCCATCGATCGAAGGCAGCGCTTGGTGTATTCTTGTCCAACGTGTTCTGCGTGGTCGACCGGTCGATCCGACAGAGCTCCGAGCTGGCACGTTATTTGGGTACCCCCGACAGTATCGCCCGGATCGACACTTTCCGCAAGCGTGCGGCATCTACCTATCTCGATGCATGGAAGGAAATATCCCAGTATCTTCTTGATGTGCAATATACCTCTCGTGGGGCGCAGCGCAATTCTAGTGGCAGCGTCGATTCAAGCGCTATCGTTAAGGCTCTGTCGTCCAAGGATAAAGATGCGATTAAGGACAAGTTCAAAGCGTTCAACGCAGGCTTCGATGATATGGTGTCTCGACACAAAACCCTTCACATGGAGCGCGAGGTGCGCACTGCGCTGACTCGTGAGTTGCAGACTGTTCTCGAGCCCTTGTATGCGCGCTTTTACGATCGATATGTGGAGATCGATAAAGGCCGTGGCAAATACATCAAGTACGACAAGGCAAGCCTATCAGTACAGCTGGCGCAGTTGTCTTGA
- a CDS encoding dual specificity phosphatase, catalytic domain protein, with amino-acid sequence MQLTTILPIVLAGLATARPAVLQTQTITDDIIWSVSNFTIGCSQGGCVYRYDIVGRENAMTPKFRTHCSGITGKKVACDDKNITTIVSPAANPDWNVDITHTWRSRLSDSTLATWFQHGAKNVTVPDHNPIQFVMKPTQEYGIA; translated from the coding sequence ATGCAACTCACTACCATCCTCCCAATCGTCCTGGCAGGCCTAGCCACCGCACGCCCGGCCGTCCTACAGACTCAGACAATCACCGACGATATCATCTGGAGCGTATCCAACTTTACTATTGGCTGTTCCCAAGGCGGTTGCGTCTACAGATATGACATTGTCGGCCGCGAGAACGCAATGACCCCCAAGTTCCGCACCCACTGCAGCGGCATCACAGGCAAGAAGGTCGCTTGCGATGACAAGAACATCACGACCATCGTCTCCCCTGCTGCAAACCCGGACTGGAATGTCGATATAACCCATACCTGGAGATCTCGGCTCAGCGATAGTACGCTCGCGACCTGGTTCCAACATGGCGCGAAGAATGTTACAGTTCCTGACCACAACCCGATTCAGTTTGTTATGAAGCCTACTCAGGAGTACGGTATTGCCTAA
- a CDS encoding Adenylosuccinate lyase Ade13, putative, whose amino-acid sequence MSGSNDIYQTPLNSRYASNEMKYLFSPRKRFSTWRQLWTWLAEAQKELGLPITAEAIEQMKAHEIIQDDEFAVAAEEEKRRRHDVMAHVHAFGLVAPAAAGIIHWGATSCYCTDNADLILLRDGLDILIPKLAVVIDKLSQFAQQYKDLPCLGFTHGQPAQLVTVGKRACLWIQDLLMDLRNLERARDDLRFRGVKGTTGTQASFLQIFNGDHAKVESLDELVTEKAGFSSAFIISSQTYSRKIDVDVANALGSFGATCERIGIDIRHLAMLKEVEEPFEKDQIGSSAMAYKRNPMRSERLCSLGRHLQNLPKDCLDTYSAQWFERSLDDSAIRRISIPELYLTADACLILLNNVSSGFVVYPEVIKRRVNDELPFMATENIIMACVAKGLSRQDAHEEIRVLSHQAADNVKKQGKDNDLIERIRRTAFFTPIIPQLDTLLDASTFVGRAPQQVEKFTSTEVAAAIKPYASTIAKGETSALYV is encoded by the exons ATGTCCGGAAGTAACGATATCTACCAGACCCCCCTCAATTCGCGCTATGCGA GCAATGAGATGAAGTATCTCTTCTCTCCCCGGAAGCGCTTCTCCACATGGAGGCAGCTTTGGACCTGGCTCGCGGAGGCTCAAAAAG AGCTCGGACTTCCTATCACCGCCGAGGCTATCGAGCAGATGAAGGCCCACGAGATTATCCAGGATGACGAGTTCGCCGTTGCcgccgaggaggagaagcgCCGCAGACACGATGTCATGGCCCACGTCCACGCCTTTGGCCTGGTTGCCCCCGCCGCCGCCGGTATCATTCACTGGGGTGCCACCTCGTGCTACTGCACTGACAACGCCGATCTGATCCTGCTCCGCGACGGTCTCGACATCCTCATCCCCAAGCTGGCTGTTGTCATCGACAAGCTGTCCCAGTTCGCTCAGCAGTACAAGGACCTTCCTTGCCTGGGCTTCACTCACGGTCAGCCCGCCCAGCTGGTAACCGTTGGCAAGCGTGCCTGTCTCTGGATCCAGGATCTGCTCATGGACCTGCGCAACCTCGAGCGTGCCCGTGATGACCTGCGTTTCCGTGGTGTCAAGGGTACCACCGGTACTCAAGCCTCTTTCCTGCAGATTTTCAACGGCGACCACGCCAAGGTCGAGAGCCTGGATGAGCTTGTTACTGAGAAGGCTGGCTTCAGCTCCGCTTTCATCATCTCCAGCCAGACATACTCGCGTAAGATCGATGTTGACGTCGCCAACGCTCTTGGTTCTTTCGGTGCTACCTGCGAGCGCATTGGCATTGACATTCGTCACCTCGCCATGCTCAAGGAGGTTGAGGAGCCTTTCGAGAAAGACCAGATTGGCAGCAGTGCCATG GCCTACAAGCGCAACCCCATGCGCTCGGAGCGTCTGTGCTCTCTCGGACGCCACCTGCAGAACCTCCCCAAGGACTGCTTGGATACCTACTCCGCTCAGTGGTTCGAGCGCTCTCTC GATGACAGTGCCATCCGCCGGATCAGCATCCCGGAGCTGTACCTGACTGCTGACGCATGTCTCATCCTTCTGA ACAACGTCTCCTCCGGCTTTGTTGTCTACCCCGAGGTCATCAAGCGCCGCGTCAACGACGAGCTCCCCTTCATGGCCAC CGAGAACATTATCATGGCCTGTGTCGCCAAGGGTCTCTCCCGCCAAGACGCCCACGAGGAGATCC GTGTCCTCTCCCACCAAGCCGCCGACAACGTCAAGAAGCAGGGTAAGGATAACGACCTGATCGAGCGTATCCGCCGCACCGCCTTTTTCACCCCCATCATCCCCCAGCTGGACACTCTTCTGGACGCCAGCACATTCGTCGGTCGTGCCCCTCAGCAGGTCGAGAAGTTCACCAGCACCGAGGTGGCCGCCGCCATCAAGCCCTACGCGAGCACCATTGCCAAGGGCGAGACCTCTGCCCTGTATGTTTAA
- a CDS encoding Phosphoinositide phosphatase Pten/Tep1, putative, whose protein sequence is MNTPLLTQYTVIATSGPSATYPQRAYRNPLDALVNFLDTKHGTNWCIWEFRAEGTGYPDSEVYGRIHHFPWPDHHPPPFAHIPNIMGSMRNWLQRLDEEQKSNSPDTDKNERVAVVHCKAGKGRSGTIACAYLISQEGWKKEDALQRFTDRRMRVGFGNGVSIPSQLRYVGYIEKWANEMGKQYIERPVEILEIHIWGLRDGVKVAVEGYVDEGKKIKCFHLFHRNERTIVEDGGSTSEDQDAGKGHGITMTNSISNPKIERPLPSSPTWSPISGSDISGSSSPQGHCVSAIIFKPNKPVIVPSSDVNIDFERRSKASYTGFAMVTSIAHVWFNSYFEGGAEYDSGVFETDWDAMDGIKGSARKGIRALDKLKVVWRYPAAETVEASIASKAKGKGKKIEESVPAAGRPISEPKPGDPIHESEPPDWHGLPQGDKKENVRPCRSSSQRSTAASISDKAKELGHALEKELGLRKQMSASRDVSLAESDDEMTTTTTADDEDRKVKVKPVHCEELEGVKTNDVRDGGK, encoded by the coding sequence ATGAACACACCCCTTCTAACGCAATACACAGTCATCGCAACCTCCGGTCCATCAGCAACATACCCACAGCGCGCCTACCGCAACCCACTAGACGCGCTGGTCAACTTTCTCGACACGAAACATGGCACAAACTGGTGCATCTGGGAGTTCCGCGCCGAAGGCACAGGATACCCAGACTCAGAAGTCTACGGACGCATCCACCACTTCCCCTGGCCAGACCACCACCCACCACCATTCGCACATATTCCGAACATAATGGGCAGCATGCGAAACTGGCTACAACGATTAGACGAGGAACAAAAGTCAAACTCACCAGACACAGACAAAAACGAACGAGTCGCCGTCGTACACTGCAAAGCAGGCAAGGGGCGCAGCGGGACAATCGCGTGCGCATACCTGATCAGTCAGGAGGGGTGGAAGAAGGAAGACGCGCTACAGCGGTTTACGGATCGACGTATGCGGGTCGGCTTTGGAAACGGTGTCAGCATCCCCAGCCAGTTGCGGTATGTCGGATACATCGAGAAATGGGCCAACGAGATGGGGAAGCAGTATATAGAGCGGCCGGTGGAGATCCTGGAGATCCACATCTGGGGTTTGAGAGATGGGGTTAAGGTTGCGGTAGAGGGGTATGTGGATGAGGGGAAGAAGATTAAGTGTTTTCATCTGTTCCATCGGAATGAACGTACCATCGTTGAAGATGGGGGCTCGACATCTGAGGATCAAGATGCTGGCAAAGGGCACGGTATCACCATGACAAATTCCATCTCCAACCCCAAGATCGAGAGGCCACTTCCTTCATCTCCGACCTGGTCCCCGATTTCGGGATCTGACATCTCCGGCTCATCGTCCCCACAAGGCCACTGTGTCTCGGCAATAATTTTCAAACCCAACAAGCCAGTCATTGTTCCCAGCTCGGATGTGAACATCGACTTTGAGCGCCGCAGTAAGGCATCCTACACAGGCTTCGCGATGGTAACCTCGATCGCGCACGTCTGGTTCAATTCCTACTTCGAGGGCGGAGCCGAGTATGATTCGGGTGTTTTCGAGACAGACTGGGATGCGATGGATGGGATCAAGGGGAGCGCAAGGAAGGGGATTCGGGCGTTGGATAAGCTGAAGGTTGTATGGCGGTATCCGGCGGCAGAGACCGTGGAAGCCAGTATTGCTAGCAAAGCCAAGGGCAAAGGGAAGAAGATTGAGGAAAGTGTGCCAGCAGCGGGGAGGCCGATCAGCGAGCCCAAACCTGGTGATCCCATCCATGAAAGCGAGCCGCCTGACTGGCATGGACTGCCTCAGGGAGATAAGAAGGAGAATGTGCGTCCTTGTAGGAGTTCGTCACAGAGAAGCACTGCTGCTAGTATATCGGACAAGGCTAAGGAACTGGGGCATGCGCTTGAGAAGGAACTTGGACTACGGAAGCAGATGAGTGCTAGTCGGGATGTCAGTCTTGCTGAAAGTGATGATGagatgacgacgacgactactgctgatgatgaagaccgGAAGGTCAAAGTCAAGCCAGTGCACTGTGAAGAGCTTGAGGGTGTGAAAACGAATGATGTGAGGGATGGGGGGAAATAG
- a CDS encoding Phospholipase A2 (PlaA), putative: MGAARVTRLWTVPPVALAAYTAREWSQPRQFRAQFTTSRTLRNNDSESSNSNTSSDRIGEEGKDERSIWDKIGQKLDEVKQTVGSGDWVDVGSLTDYIIPDWTRFLPATVQKLQRELSLSPGSLADDIWKEAQDPNINPEILRDAEVRVGGDLCDEERAFRQHRQQKVVKALSSYLNIPEEDIHPEDVPVIAMCGSGGGLRALVAGTGSYLAAQEAGLWDCITYTAGVSGSCWLQTLYHSSVAQQDFEKLVDHLKNRLGVHIAFPPAALDLLTTAPTNKYLLSGFVEKLKGDPGADFGLVDIYGMLLAARLLVPRGELGVSDVDFKLSNQRANLINGAHPLPIYTAVRHEIPVEAIDHPNEKTKKHPTPEDLVKEARKEAWFQWFEFTPYEFFCEELNAGIPTWALGRHFNAGRSEVSAENLPLPEMRITGLMGVWGSAFCATLSHYYKEVRPVIRGLAGFGGIDSLIQGKNQDLIKVHPIDPAGIPNYVMGMKDQLPNSCPESIFRNEHLRLMDAGMSNNLPIYPLIRPGRDVDVIIAFDASADVKQENWLSVVDGYAKQRGIKGWPIGTGWPKISSLKDTENALREPENITKEQITEKLTNAKNQFGTQPANQKPTSSTDLGYCNVWVGTTEERTSNNKPPPSKRLFDTSHSEDHSESDFHLMRPDAGIAVIYFPLIPNPSAPQIPPKAKTRSRVAAQSMRQDSSQTKDPELPLAPQPNSIDPAVDDFLSTWNFIYTPEQIDSVIGLAKANFSEGEEQTRRVVRAVYERKKSDRLQKEAAEIRKKMEGFVPL, encoded by the coding sequence ATGGGCGCTGCCAGGGTCACTCGTCTGTGGACGGTACCCCCCGTTGCGCTAGCTgcatacactgcaagggaatGGTCTCAACCCAGACAATTTAGAGCTCAATTCACTACTTCTCGAACACTACGCAACAATGATTCAGAGTCTAGCAATTCAAATACGAGCTCAGATAGAATTGGTGAGGAGGGCAAGGATGAGAGATCCATCTGGGACAAAATCGGCCAAAAGCTCGATGAGGTTAAACAAACTGTTGGCTCCGGCGATTGGGTAGACGTGGGTAGTCTTACAGACTATATTATCCCAGACTGGACGCGATTTTTACCAGCTACTGTCCAAAAGCTGCAGCGAGAGCTTTCCTTGTCACCAGGCTCCCTGGCAGACGATATCTGGAAGGAGGCGCAGGACCCTAACATCAATCCAGAAATACTCCGCGACGCCGAGGTACGAGTAGGTGGGGACCTCTGCGACGAAGAGCGGGCATTTAGACAGCATCGACAACAGAAGGTTGTCAAAGCACTGTCATCCTACCTCAACATACCGGAGGAGGATATCCACCCCGAAGATGTACCAGTCATTGCGATGTGTGGCTCAGGAGGTGGTCTGCGCGCTCTAGTTGCAGGCACCGGATCTTACCTGGCTGCACAGGAAGCAGGGCTGTGGGACTGTATAACCTACACAGCCGGTGTCAGTGGCAGTTGCTGGCTGCAGACCCTGTATCATTCGTCCGTTGCGCAGCAAGACTTTGAGAAGCTTGTCGACCATTTAAAGAATCGTCTTGGTGTTCATATTGCATTCCCGCCGGCAGCTCTCGATCTCCTCACTACTGCGCCGACAAACAAGTACCTTCTCAGTGGTTTTGTGGAAAAGCTTAAAGGCGACCCTGGAGCGGACTTTGGATTGGTAGATATTTACGGAATGCTGCTTGCAGCGAGACTCTTGGTCCCGCGAGGAGAACTCGGAGTCTCCGATGTGGATTTCAAGTTGTCGAACCAGCGAGCCAATTTGATAAATGGGGCGCATCCGCTACCCATCTACACGGCGGTGCGACATGAGATTCCTGTCGAAGCCATCGACCACCCAAACGAAAAAACCAAGAAGCATCCAACGCCCGAAGATTTGGTGAAAGAGGCACGGAAAGAAGCATGGTTCCAGTGGTTTGAGTTCACTCCCTACGAATTCTTCTGTGAAGAACTCAATGCCGGTATTCCCACCTGGGCTTTGGGACGTCACTTCAACGCAGGTCGCTCTGAGGTTTCTGCTGAAAACCTCCCCCTCCCGGAGATGAGAATTACTGGGCTCATGGGTGTTTGGGGTAGCGCTTTCTGCGCGACTTTGTCTCACTATTACAAGGAGGTCCGGCCTGTGATCAGAGGCTTGGCTGGATTTGGTGGAATCGACTCTCTCATCCAAGGCAAGAACCAAGATTTGATCAAGGTGCATCCCATCGACCCTGCGGGTATACCCAACTACGTTATGGGCATGAAAGACCAGCTGCCCAACTCCTGTCCAGAGTCGATTTTTCGAAACGAGCACTTGCGTCTTATGGATGCGGGAATGAGCAACAATCTGCCAATCTACCCACTCATTCGACCTGGGCGTGATGTTGACGTGATCATCGCATTTGATGCATCTGCAGACGTTAAACAGGAGAACTGGCTTTCTGTGGTCGATGGATACGCCAAACAACGTGGTATTAAGGGTTGGCCTATCGGTACCGGATGGCCTAAAATTTCGAGCCTCAAGGATACTGAAAATGCCCTCCGCGAGCCAGAGAATATCACCAAGGAGCAAATAACAGAGAAACTTACCAACGCCAAGAATCAGTTTGGAACCCAGCCCGCTAATCAAAAGCCCACATCTAGCACAGACCTGGGCTATTGCAATGTTTGGGTCGGCACCACGGAAGAGCGAACCTCGAACAACAAGCCTCCACCATCCAAACGCCTATTTGATACTTCCCACAGTGAAGATCATTCCGAGTCCGACTTCCACCTGATGCGACCAGATGCCGGAATCGCGGTTATCTACTTCCCTTTGATTCCCAATCCTTCCGCACCACAGATCCCTCCCAAAGCCAAAACTCGTTCGCGCGTGGCTGCTCAGTCCATGCGACAGGATAGCTCTCAAACCAAGGACCCGGAATTGCCCCTCGCTCCACAACCCAACTCGATCGACCCTGCCGTTGATGATTTCCTGTCCACTTGGAACTTCATCTACACGCCCGAGCAAATTGATTCCGTCATTGGTCTTGCGAAGGCAAACTTCTCCGAGGGCGAAGAACAGACTCGCCGTGTTGTCCGTGCTGTCTATGAGCGCAAGAAATCCGATCGACTGCAGAAGGAGGCGGCAGAGATtcggaagaagatggaaggcTTTGTGCCTCTGTGA